Proteins found in one Pseudobdellovibrionaceae bacterium genomic segment:
- a CDS encoding helix-turn-helix transcriptional regulator, which produces MSSSGLVQKIYQLFNDRGLSQAELARRIGMQPSHLNRFLKGHGDMGSARLISLLQELGVDLEQVVNEAIAKARAVSNPATDSGLSGLEERALENWVRRLREESLRERELERQSQTRIWG; this is translated from the coding sequence TTGAGCTCATCCGGACTGGTTCAAAAAATCTATCAGTTGTTCAACGACCGCGGCCTCAGCCAAGCGGAGCTCGCACGCCGGATCGGCATGCAACCCAGTCATCTCAATCGTTTCTTAAAAGGTCATGGCGACATGGGCTCGGCCCGTCTGATCAGCCTGTTGCAAGAGCTCGGCGTCGACCTGGAGCAGGTCGTGAACGAAGCGATCGCGAAAGCACGGGCGGTCTCGAACCCCGCGACGGATTCGGGCCTTTCGGGCCTGGAAGAGCGCGCGCTCGAGAATTGGGTGCGTCGTTTACGTGAAGAGTCCCTGCGCGAGCGCGAGCTCGAACGCCAATCGCAAACCCGGATTTGGGGGTAA
- a CDS encoding cell surface protein, translating into MTWTSGTWTEDLNQAFKMTLLVTSWMGLTACSPNTGTSPTTDAVAGLAASCGGQQKMVSAGSLSLQGKNLAAPGEIVMTSLSEDLGCAPGADVQWTTMNAKVLANDKSKIATQYTEAGRYLVEAKVSSAAGETAVLSQSTLVLENAPMLEGPQASLPGMELTYHVVSPANLEIESIAWKTDDGGVYAGASATHAFEMTGAHRIEAKVTLKSGAAYDLVHHVTVIDYYDDLECLIETQIFAANEAEVGKPVDFAASIPSCLRPSISAVRWNFADGSSLLPGLSVQHSFQQTGTYEVRADIYSPLAYDEVLFSLRHRIRIVDAKPEIPLPKCQTLGESRTEYVNERNEKVACGLDGQKENVVHTKVVYECRFQDPIQDWVEASRTEEVKTEGVCGGQSCRLMNGDKLKDGESRIFFESERPAGACVSVQSSRLCVNGDLQGSTKHQALTCEDGCPGFGVSGTVKSGVVIGEVQVPLTCRFGETGFFDLFHRIEDQSCKQGQVTSSNSRQGALKVKGVCPTYKWVASDTWSTCSENCGGKQRQDYTCRDQNGGPAVDARCDGAKPVVERVCDANPDAVKRDDVTRENEEAVSSNKCPKNQIGIILKAREVVTTKSYACVDHQVQKVKETVKAGAWTEEKYCRDYVAYRCSHDSLSNSQAKGRYDWMVKCQDKIPVIKEFLANFEDVHSGGAGIDSGSRALYPTFMNAGVKPERVWVAPTSKNSSCDVPAKIYVSAVCVSSCATPEQQILTELKGRQGRAQTFIEALTSKTQNVVTVTADSSLANVRLETTPVSQWVTELVDTEHEILVFKMKSGGELRVTPNHPLVDGEGNMREARSFIAGDRLVKAAGGLDDVRSVQTTKYVGKVYNLFTASSELHRNLVVTGGYVNGSAYYQNEGATNMNRQVLRGRLLQGVFGGGAR; encoded by the coding sequence ATGACATGGACGTCAGGAACTTGGACCGAGGATCTGAATCAGGCTTTCAAAATGACATTGCTTGTCACCTCATGGATGGGACTGACGGCATGTTCGCCAAACACGGGGACCTCGCCGACCACGGATGCGGTGGCGGGTCTCGCGGCCTCTTGCGGAGGCCAGCAGAAGATGGTCTCGGCGGGCTCCTTGAGTCTTCAAGGGAAAAATCTCGCCGCTCCGGGTGAAATCGTGATGACGAGCCTCAGTGAGGATCTGGGCTGCGCGCCGGGCGCGGACGTTCAGTGGACCACCATGAACGCGAAGGTCCTCGCCAACGATAAATCGAAAATCGCGACCCAATATACGGAGGCCGGTCGTTATCTGGTGGAAGCCAAAGTGAGCTCCGCCGCTGGCGAGACCGCCGTTCTTTCGCAATCGACGCTCGTTTTAGAGAACGCCCCCATGCTCGAAGGCCCGCAGGCTTCGCTGCCGGGGATGGAGCTGACCTACCACGTGGTTTCGCCCGCGAACCTTGAGATCGAAAGCATCGCGTGGAAAACCGATGACGGCGGCGTCTACGCGGGGGCGTCCGCGACCCACGCGTTCGAGATGACCGGCGCGCACCGGATCGAGGCGAAGGTGACTTTGAAATCCGGGGCGGCCTACGACCTGGTTCATCACGTTACGGTCATCGATTATTACGACGACCTGGAGTGTTTGATCGAAACGCAGATCTTCGCGGCGAACGAGGCCGAAGTCGGCAAGCCCGTGGATTTCGCGGCGAGCATTCCTTCGTGCTTGCGCCCCTCGATCAGCGCGGTTCGCTGGAATTTCGCGGACGGCAGCAGCCTTTTGCCGGGCCTTTCCGTTCAGCACAGCTTCCAGCAGACGGGAACTTACGAGGTCCGCGCGGATATCTATTCGCCGCTCGCTTATGACGAGGTCCTTTTCTCGCTTCGCCACCGCATCCGGATCGTGGACGCGAAGCCCGAAATTCCCCTTCCTAAATGTCAGACCCTTGGCGAATCGCGGACCGAATATGTGAACGAGCGAAACGAAAAGGTCGCCTGCGGCCTGGACGGACAAAAAGAAAACGTGGTCCACACGAAAGTCGTTTACGAGTGCCGTTTCCAGGACCCGATTCAAGATTGGGTGGAAGCTTCGCGTACGGAGGAAGTGAAAACCGAAGGTGTGTGCGGTGGACAAAGCTGCCGCCTCATGAACGGGGACAAACTGAAGGACGGTGAAAGCCGCATCTTCTTCGAAAGCGAACGCCCCGCGGGCGCCTGTGTGAGCGTGCAGTCGAGCCGTCTTTGCGTGAACGGCGATCTGCAAGGCTCGACCAAACATCAGGCCCTGACCTGCGAGGACGGCTGCCCCGGCTTCGGGGTGAGCGGCACCGTGAAGTCGGGCGTCGTCATCGGTGAAGTTCAGGTTCCTTTGACCTGCCGTTTCGGCGAAACGGGTTTCTTCGACCTGTTCCACCGTATCGAAGATCAAAGCTGTAAGCAGGGCCAGGTGACGTCGAGCAATTCACGTCAAGGCGCTCTCAAAGTGAAGGGCGTATGCCCCACTTACAAGTGGGTCGCGTCCGACACCTGGAGCACGTGTTCGGAAAATTGCGGCGGCAAGCAACGCCAAGACTACACCTGCCGCGATCAGAACGGCGGACCCGCGGTCGACGCTCGTTGTGATGGCGCGAAGCCCGTCGTTGAGCGCGTCTGCGACGCGAACCCGGATGCCGTGAAACGTGACGACGTCACCCGCGAAAACGAAGAGGCCGTCAGTTCCAATAAATGTCCGAAAAATCAGATCGGCATCATCTTGAAGGCGCGTGAAGTGGTCACGACCAAATCTTACGCCTGCGTCGACCATCAGGTGCAGAAAGTGAAAGAAACCGTGAAGGCGGGCGCTTGGACCGAAGAAAAATACTGCCGCGATTACGTGGCTTACCGCTGCTCGCACGACAGCCTGTCCAACAGTCAGGCGAAGGGCCGTTACGACTGGATGGTGAAGTGTCAGGACAAGATCCCCGTGATCAAAGAGTTCCTGGCGAACTTCGAGGACGTGCATTCGGGTGGTGCGGGGATCGATTCGGGATCGCGCGCGTTGTATCCGACCTTCATGAACGCCGGCGTGAAACCCGAGCGGGTGTGGGTCGCGCCGACAAGTAAAAACTCGTCGTGTGACGTGCCGGCGAAGATCTACGTTTCGGCGGTGTGCGTGTCCTCGTGCGCGACGCCCGAGCAGCAGATCTTGACCGAGCTGAAGGGACGTCAGGGCCGCGCGCAGACCTTCATCGAAGCGCTCACGTCGAAGACCCAAAACGTCGTGACCGTGACCGCGGATTCGAGTCTCGCGAACGTCCGCCTTGAGACGACGCCGGTGTCCCAGTGGGTGACCGAGCTCGTGGACACCGAACACGAAATCCTGGTGTTCAAAATGAAGTCCGGCGGTGAACTGCGCGTCACGCCGAACCATCCCCTCGTGGACGGCGAGGGCAACATGCGCGAGGCGCGCTCTTTCATCGCGGGGGATCGCCTCGTGAAAGCGGCGGGCGGCTTGGATGACGTTCGCTCGGTGCAAACGACGAAGTACGTCGGGAAGGTTTATAACCTCTTCACCGCGAGCTCTGAACTGCACCGCAACCTCGTCGTGACCGGCGGTTACGTGAACGGCTCGGCCTACTATCAGAATGAAGGCGCGACGAATATGAATCGCCAAGTGCTGCGCGGACGCCTCTTGCAAGGCGTATTCGGCGGAGGCGCGCGGTGA
- a CDS encoding aldehyde dehydrogenase family protein — translation MKDLLGMETRGLVACDNMIGGAWEPGENGTHEVRSPYHGRKIGHTTTPSSAQIDRAIQLAGEAQKPWGALPHKERARVLFRFREILLRDQDEIAGLKASECGKTFAEAKAGLMKGVEVLEFALSLQNLDLGGKMEVSRGVSCEYRREALGVIANITPFNFPAMVPMWTIPIALAVGNAYVWKPSDKTPLTARRIADALAEAGLPAGLMTVLHGGEATVNAIIDHPLVRAVGFVGSTKIARLIFERGTRQGKRVLALGGAKNHIILLPDANPELSGTGISDSFTGCAGQRCMAASVLLAVGEVDHHIERIVERAGSMKLGESMGALITSAQREFLVGAIDRAEKAGAKILLDGRKAKAPAGLEGGNWLGATVLDQVATGSEAATDELFGPILSVVRVKDLSHALKIQASSPYGNACSVFTTNGALADRVAREARAGMVGVNIGVPVPREPFSFGGINSSKFGHGDITGPQSLDFWTDLKKISTKWEQQTDSNWMS, via the coding sequence ATGAAGGATCTGCTCGGAATGGAAACCCGTGGGCTCGTCGCCTGCGACAATATGATCGGCGGCGCCTGGGAGCCCGGCGAAAACGGGACGCACGAGGTCCGTTCGCCCTACCACGGTCGCAAGATCGGTCACACGACCACGCCCTCATCCGCGCAAATCGATCGCGCCATTCAACTCGCCGGCGAAGCGCAGAAACCCTGGGGCGCGCTCCCGCACAAAGAGCGCGCGCGGGTGCTGTTCCGTTTCCGCGAAATTTTACTGCGCGACCAAGACGAGATCGCGGGCCTGAAAGCTTCCGAGTGCGGCAAAACCTTCGCCGAGGCGAAGGCCGGACTCATGAAGGGCGTCGAGGTTCTGGAGTTCGCGCTCTCGCTGCAAAACTTGGATTTGGGCGGCAAGATGGAGGTCTCGCGCGGGGTCAGCTGCGAATACCGCCGCGAAGCCTTGGGCGTGATCGCGAACATCACCCCGTTCAACTTTCCCGCGATGGTCCCGATGTGGACCATTCCCATCGCGCTCGCGGTGGGGAACGCTTACGTCTGGAAGCCCTCGGACAAAACGCCGCTGACCGCCCGCCGCATCGCGGACGCGCTCGCCGAGGCCGGCCTTCCCGCAGGGCTCATGACCGTCCTTCACGGCGGCGAAGCCACGGTGAACGCGATCATCGATCACCCCCTCGTCCGCGCGGTGGGCTTCGTGGGCTCGACAAAAATCGCGCGCCTGATTTTCGAACGCGGCACCCGCCAAGGCAAACGCGTCCTTGCCCTGGGCGGCGCGAAAAATCACATCATCCTGCTTCCCGACGCGAATCCCGAACTGAGCGGAACCGGCATTTCCGATTCCTTCACGGGCTGTGCGGGTCAACGCTGCATGGCCGCTTCGGTTCTGCTCGCGGTGGGGGAAGTCGATCACCACATCGAACGCATCGTCGAACGCGCGGGCTCGATGAAGCTGGGCGAGAGCATGGGTGCGCTCATCACGAGTGCGCAGCGTGAGTTCTTGGTGGGCGCCATCGACCGTGCGGAAAAAGCCGGCGCCAAAATCCTGCTCGATGGCCGCAAAGCCAAAGCGCCCGCGGGACTCGAAGGCGGAAACTGGCTGGGCGCAACGGTCCTCGATCAGGTGGCGACGGGGTCCGAAGCCGCGACGGACGAGCTCTTCGGGCCGATCCTGAGTGTGGTGCGCGTGAAGGACCTAAGCCACGCCTTGAAGATTCAAGCGAGCAGTCCTTACGGGAACGCCTGCTCGGTCTTCACGACGAACGGCGCCCTGGCCGACCGCGTGGCGCGTGAAGCGCGCGCCGGCATGGTCGGCGTGAATATCGGCGTCCCCGTCCCGCGCGAGCCCTTCTCGTTCGGCGGGATCAACTCCTCCAAATTCGGCCACGGGGATATCACCGGTCCGCAGAGTTTGGACTTCTGGACCGACCTCAAGAAAATATCGACGAAATGGGAACAACAGACCGACTCGAATTGGATGTCCTAA
- a CDS encoding GTP cyclohydrolase II, which yields MSTFDVNKRSDHIILASHNNLKFKETLPIHWGERDPLKRGPVVASVANKRARNAIGAHSGSYTVYRALSVASGKFPPLHRPDLNNTQSPTPIGPYKQWFDPQKIVSLDPWGLDPQIHFKTYFEQGYDIRPTIAVTQAHLQIPEVTDAIKAGRLPVDGKIVKENADVRVTKIAIEPVWYLPGIAERLNTTEGDLRRILFQETGGMFPEFITRPDLKVWLPPIGSTTVYIFGDPRDLAKPEVELTCRVHDECNGSDVFGSDICTCRPYLMYGIEDAARTAQRGGIGLIAYYRKEGRALGEVTKFLVYNARKRQEGGDSAATYFHRTECVAGTEDARFQELMPDCLHFLGISKIHNLHSMSNMKYNAIVGSGIEVVNRISIPDELIPKDAQVEIEAKKAAGYFTKETPKNKTELTAVKGRPIDE from the coding sequence ATGAGCACCTTTGACGTGAATAAACGCTCCGACCACATCATTCTGGCCTCGCACAACAATCTCAAATTCAAAGAGACGCTCCCCATTCATTGGGGTGAGCGCGATCCACTCAAACGCGGACCCGTCGTCGCCTCGGTCGCGAACAAACGGGCCCGCAACGCCATCGGCGCGCACAGCGGAAGCTACACCGTGTACCGCGCCCTTTCGGTCGCGAGCGGAAAGTTCCCGCCGCTGCATCGCCCGGACCTGAACAACACCCAAAGCCCCACGCCGATCGGTCCCTACAAGCAGTGGTTCGATCCGCAAAAAATCGTGTCACTGGATCCCTGGGGTCTGGATCCGCAAATTCATTTTAAAACCTACTTCGAGCAGGGCTACGACATCCGCCCCACGATCGCCGTGACCCAGGCGCATTTGCAAATCCCCGAAGTGACCGACGCGATCAAGGCCGGACGTCTTCCCGTCGACGGCAAGATCGTGAAAGAGAACGCCGACGTCCGCGTGACGAAGATCGCGATCGAGCCCGTCTGGTATCTGCCCGGCATCGCCGAACGCCTCAACACCACCGAAGGCGACCTGCGCCGGATTCTGTTTCAAGAGACCGGCGGGATGTTCCCCGAATTCATCACCCGTCCCGATTTGAAAGTCTGGCTTCCGCCCATCGGCTCGACCACGGTTTACATCTTCGGCGATCCCCGCGATCTGGCGAAACCCGAGGTAGAGCTGACCTGCCGCGTGCATGACGAATGCAACGGCTCGGACGTTTTCGGTTCGGACATCTGCACCTGCCGCCCTTACCTGATGTACGGCATCGAAGACGCCGCCCGCACCGCACAGCGCGGGGGCATCGGCCTCATCGCCTATTACCGCAAGGAAGGCCGCGCGCTGGGCGAAGTGACGAAGTTTCTGGTCTACAACGCGCGCAAACGCCAAGAGGGCGGCGATTCGGCGGCGACCTACTTCCACCGCACCGAATGCGTGGCGGGCACCGAGGACGCGCGTTTCCAAGAGCTGATGCCCGACTGCCTGCACTTCCTGGGAATCTCGAAAATCCACAATCTGCACTCGATGAGCAATATGAAATACAACGCCATCGTCGGCAGCGGCATCGAGGTCGTGAACCGCATCTCGATCCCGGATGAACTCATCCCGAAAGACGCGCAAGTCGAGATCGAAGCGAAAAAGGCGGCGGGCTACTTCACGAAAGAAACGCCAAAGAACAAAACCGAACTCACCGCGGTGAAAGGGCGTCCCATCGATGAGTAA
- a CDS encoding DUF1688 family protein produces the protein MSNDLEYLLSPRAVRDGAEKIFDQVKNGEGHFRYHPEKLAGVVKLVLEVTRANYPDLKIPFHSRWGHFRVGGVKRLEQLNARMAGADPLEVARTRFDLAITSVLLDAGAGMTWSYQEGAQRFSKSEGLAVASFHLFMEGGLAGDGQSPRADGAGLSAFDEKRLQLAFQVTPQNPLVGATGRVALMRALGEAVLDPRYFKTPRPGALVDLLIERHGKRIPASGVLRAVLDGLGPIWPGRLQHEGRNLGDIWHHSRWGLIAFHKLSQWMTYSLIEPLIDAGLEVYGVEELTGLAEYRNGGLILDSGLVSLKDPAAAAQTWTPDSDLIIEWRALTVALLDVIGARLREELKLSPTEFPLAKALEGGTWWAGRRLAKEQRADGGPPLSLQSDGTVF, from the coding sequence ATGAGTAACGACCTTGAATATCTTTTGAGCCCCCGCGCCGTCCGTGACGGCGCCGAAAAAATCTTCGACCAAGTCAAAAACGGCGAAGGTCATTTTCGCTATCATCCCGAAAAACTCGCGGGCGTGGTGAAACTTGTTTTGGAAGTCACGCGCGCGAACTATCCCGATCTGAAGATCCCCTTCCATTCACGTTGGGGACACTTCCGCGTGGGCGGAGTCAAGCGCCTGGAACAGCTGAACGCCCGTATGGCGGGCGCGGACCCTCTCGAGGTCGCACGCACGCGTTTTGATCTGGCCATCACCTCGGTCCTTCTGGATGCGGGTGCCGGCATGACCTGGTCCTACCAAGAAGGAGCCCAGCGCTTCTCGAAATCCGAGGGCCTGGCGGTCGCGAGCTTTCATCTGTTCATGGAGGGCGGACTTGCGGGCGACGGCCAGAGTCCCCGCGCCGACGGCGCGGGCCTTTCGGCGTTCGACGAAAAGCGTTTGCAGCTCGCGTTTCAGGTGACGCCGCAAAACCCCCTGGTCGGCGCGACCGGTCGCGTGGCGCTGATGCGCGCACTCGGCGAGGCGGTCCTGGATCCGCGTTACTTCAAAACCCCCCGTCCGGGCGCGCTCGTGGATCTTTTGATCGAAAGACACGGAAAACGCATCCCCGCCTCGGGAGTCCTCCGCGCGGTGCTCGACGGTTTGGGCCCGATTTGGCCGGGACGCCTTCAGCACGAAGGCCGCAATCTGGGCGATATCTGGCATCACTCGCGCTGGGGCTTGATCGCGTTCCATAAACTTTCGCAGTGGATGACCTACTCGTTGATCGAGCCGCTGATCGATGCGGGTCTTGAAGTTTACGGCGTAGAAGAGCTCACGGGCCTCGCCGAATATCGAAACGGCGGATTGATTTTGGATTCGGGACTCGTCTCGTTGAAAGACCCCGCCGCCGCGGCACAAACGTGGACGCCGGATTCGGATTTGATCATCGAGTGGCGCGCGCTGACGGTCGCGCTTCTGGATGTGATCGGCGCGCGTCTGCGCGAAGAGCTCAAGCTCAGCCCGACGGAGTTCCCCCTCGCCAAAGCGCTCGAGGGCGGAACTTGGTGGGCCGGACGTCGGCTCGCGAAAGAACAGCGCGCGGACGGCGGCCCCCCGCTGAGTCTGCAAAGTGATGGAACGGTATTTTAG
- the upp gene encoding uracil phosphoribosyltransferase: MSQKIVVLDHPLLQHKLGYLRDKSTNSPEFRDLMSEISSILAFEAMRDWKELQTVAIETPVASAQVQRVSNPPIVVSILRAGNGMLDAVLKMIPFAGVGFIGIYRDKFIHNTVEYYFKMPAETKGKTAILCDPLISTADTVIAAIDRLKSHEVGQIRIVCVLISEYACQKLQNFHPDVEIYTLNIEKQINDVGYLVPGLGDAGDRLYHTK, encoded by the coding sequence ATGTCGCAAAAGATCGTCGTTTTGGATCACCCGCTTCTACAACATAAACTCGGCTACCTGCGGGACAAATCCACCAATTCACCCGAGTTCCGCGATCTGATGTCCGAGATCAGCTCGATTCTGGCTTTCGAAGCCATGCGCGACTGGAAAGAGCTGCAAACCGTCGCCATCGAGACGCCCGTCGCCTCGGCGCAAGTTCAGCGCGTCTCGAACCCGCCCATCGTCGTTTCGATCTTGCGCGCCGGGAACGGCATGCTCGATGCGGTCCTCAAGATGATCCCTTTCGCGGGCGTGGGCTTCATCGGGATTTACCGCGACAAGTTCATCCACAATACGGTGGAGTACTATTTCAAGATGCCGGCGGAAACGAAGGGGAAAACCGCGATCCTTTGCGACCCCTTGATCTCGACCGCCGATACGGTCATTGCGGCCATCGACCGTTTGAAAAGCCACGAGGTCGGGCAGATCCGCATCGTTTGCGTGCTGATCAGTGAATACGCCTGCCAAAAGCTTCAAAACTTCCATCCCGACGTCGAAATCTACACTTTGAATATTGAAAAGCAGATCAACGACGTGGGATATCTGGTGCCCGGACTGGGAGATGCGGGTGACCGGCTTTACCACACAAAATAG
- the udk gene encoding uridine kinase, with amino-acid sequence MRVTGFTTQNRPLLIGISGGSGSGKTYFARALAEKLGAKNCTVIYQDHFYKDQSAHFDFDGGSVNFDHPDAIDFKLFAQCLTDLRAGRDVRIPHYDFKTHSRIGDGQPLAVHPVIIADGTLIFHYPEVRALFDLRVFLDTPEELRFSRRLDRDVRERGRTPEGVRSQFETQVKPMHDLFVAPCRAYTEQVIEKPEDFARVLDFCVKSAGPYLTA; translated from the coding sequence ATGCGGGTGACCGGCTTTACCACACAAAATAGACCCCTTTTGATCGGCATTTCCGGCGGCAGCGGCTCGGGGAAAACCTATTTCGCCCGCGCCCTCGCCGAAAAGCTCGGGGCCAAGAACTGCACGGTCATCTACCAAGATCACTTCTACAAAGATCAAAGCGCACACTTTGATTTCGACGGTGGCTCGGTCAACTTCGACCATCCCGATGCCATCGACTTCAAACTCTTCGCGCAGTGCCTGACCGATTTGCGCGCGGGCCGCGACGTCCGCATTCCCCATTATGATTTCAAGACCCACTCACGGATCGGCGACGGACAGCCGCTCGCGGTCCACCCGGTCATCATCGCCGACGGCACTTTGATTTTTCATTATCCCGAGGTGCGCGCGCTGTTTGACCTGAGGGTCTTTCTGGATACGCCCGAGGAGCTGCGTTTTTCGCGACGTCTGGACCGCGACGTCCGCGAGCGGGGCCGCACCCCCGAAGGGGTCCGCAGCCAGTTCGAGACCCAGGTCAAACCCATGCACGATCTGTTCGTCGCCCCCTGCCGGGCCTACACCGAGCAGGTCATCGAAAAGCCCGAGGATTTCGCACGGGTTTTGGATTTTTGCGTGAAAAGTGCGGGCCCTTACTTGACGGCCTAA
- a CDS encoding lysophospholipid acyltransferase family protein, whose protein sequence is MGQTALNFILPLGLLLSFATPFSAVAAKRCEVVHAGASTTTSVPQVRGFLNPGAQVQADGHVQLHLTQRNSLTGHLVNAVARGVLQPALKTKRLDEVLARLQTKLKEGGEQSFFGKVLESFGITSRFNLKMLEEVPTEGPMIVTLNHPLSGLELVAVAEALAPVRKDVKIVATNFLESVPGFKDHAIFVNPMGGAEARAYNARQREKIVEHLQDGHVIVIAPAGAVSVKEKLSDEHAMDPVWKTGVADFLAQVPHAQVLPVFVNGGPSPTFHRMQRVHPFAGTSMIIREIGDLIGKSIDFAIGAPIKAVEHQKFTDRRDLMKYLRLRTYIMSEAVPKTETTAQPKRVRAEPIAEAIDPAIIKAEIEGLKVLHDLAPDNDAKGMKALIAHGRDIPNVLNEIGRLREVNFWEAGEGTGRARDLDKYDLDYNHLIVWDKKQNRIAGAYRVGFVDNILREKGPEGLYTGQFFGIAPLLPSKLAQMFEIGRSFVDKDYQGRSFALPTLFGGLAKILAFEGKYRGFFGAVSVSNEFTPVSKALILKWAARYAGDKDYGTVSVKTPPRFKTRLTEAELDYLVEKSPTIQELNQLIEAAEGRPGARTPQLIPIYVELGSRFLAFDQDMAFNTVDGLILSDIRELTHPVRVKYMGEEGARVFEQKWNLGE, encoded by the coding sequence ATGGGCCAAACCGCACTGAATTTCATCCTGCCGCTCGGACTTCTTTTGTCTTTCGCCACGCCGTTTTCGGCCGTGGCCGCGAAACGTTGCGAGGTCGTCCATGCGGGCGCCTCCACGACGACTTCGGTCCCTCAGGTTCGGGGCTTTCTGAATCCGGGCGCCCAGGTGCAGGCCGATGGGCACGTCCAACTCCACCTCACGCAAAGAAATTCGCTGACCGGTCACTTGGTGAACGCGGTCGCGCGCGGCGTCCTTCAGCCCGCGCTGAAAACGAAGCGCCTGGACGAGGTGCTCGCGCGTTTGCAAACGAAACTCAAAGAGGGCGGCGAGCAGAGCTTCTTCGGCAAAGTGCTGGAGTCCTTCGGCATCACGTCGCGTTTTAATCTGAAGATGCTGGAAGAGGTCCCGACCGAAGGACCGATGATCGTGACGCTCAACCATCCGCTTTCGGGGCTTGAGCTCGTCGCCGTGGCGGAAGCCCTCGCGCCCGTGCGTAAAGACGTGAAGATCGTCGCCACCAATTTTCTGGAAAGCGTTCCGGGCTTCAAGGATCACGCGATCTTCGTGAATCCCATGGGCGGCGCGGAAGCGCGCGCTTACAATGCCCGCCAACGCGAAAAAATCGTCGAGCACTTGCAAGACGGTCACGTCATCGTGATCGCGCCCGCCGGCGCGGTGTCGGTCAAAGAAAAACTCTCGGATGAGCACGCCATGGATCCCGTTTGGAAAACGGGCGTCGCCGATTTCTTGGCGCAGGTTCCGCACGCACAGGTCCTGCCGGTTTTCGTGAACGGCGGTCCGAGCCCGACCTTCCACCGCATGCAGCGCGTGCACCCCTTCGCGGGCACCAGCATGATCATCCGCGAGATCGGGGATCTGATCGGGAAGTCCATCGACTTCGCCATCGGCGCGCCGATCAAAGCGGTCGAGCACCAAAAGTTCACCGATCGTCGCGATCTGATGAAGTATTTGCGTCTGCGCACCTACATCATGAGCGAGGCCGTACCGAAGACCGAGACGACCGCGCAACCGAAACGCGTGCGCGCGGAGCCCATCGCGGAAGCGATCGACCCCGCGATCATCAAGGCGGAAATCGAAGGCCTGAAGGTCCTGCATGACTTGGCCCCGGACAACGACGCGAAAGGCATGAAGGCATTGATCGCGCACGGTCGCGATATCCCGAACGTCTTGAACGAGATCGGTCGTTTACGCGAAGTGAATTTCTGGGAGGCGGGCGAGGGCACGGGCCGCGCGCGCGATCTGGATAAGTACGACCTCGACTACAATCACCTGATCGTCTGGGATAAAAAGCAGAACCGGATCGCCGGTGCCTACCGCGTGGGATTCGTCGACAACATCCTGCGCGAGAAAGGCCCCGAGGGGCTTTATACGGGGCAGTTCTTCGGAATCGCGCCGCTTTTACCGTCGAAGCTCGCGCAGATGTTCGAGATCGGCCGTTCGTTCGTGGATAAGGACTACCAGGGCCGGAGCTTCGCTTTGCCGACGCTCTTCGGCGGTCTCGCGAAGATTCTGGCATTCGAAGGAAAGTACCGTGGCTTCTTCGGTGCGGTCAGCGTTTCGAACGAATTCACGCCGGTCTCGAAAGCTTTGATTCTGAAGTGGGCCGCGCGCTACGCGGGGGACAAAGATTACGGGACGGTCAGCGTGAAAACCCCGCCGCGTTTTAAAACCCGTTTGACCGAGGCCGAGCTGGACTACCTCGTCGAAAAGTCGCCGACGATCCAAGAACTTAATCAATTGATTGAAGCGGCCGAAGGTCGCCCCGGCGCGCGCACGCCGCAGCTGATTCCGATTTACGTGGAATTAGGATCGCGTTTCCTGGCCTTTGATCAGGATATGGCTTTCAACACGGTCGACGGGCTGATCTTGTCCGACATCCGCGAGCTCACGCATCCCGTGCGCGTCAAGTACATGGGCGAAGAGGGCGCGCGCGTGTTCGAGCAGAAATGGAACCTGGGCGAATGA